The window CGGTCCGAATCTCGACATAATCGACATGATGATCCGCGCATTCCTTCTTGTACAATTTCTTCCAGGCCGCCAGCCGCGCTTCGTATTCGTCGGCGATCTCCCACGGGATCGTCGTCAGCTTTTCTTGTGTTTCCGAATCGATAAAAACCGACTCCTCTTTGAAAGGAAAATCGATCTCGGCGGGATCCAGCACATGAAAAACAATCACTTCGTGCTTGCGATGCCGAAAGTGTTTAAGTCCGGAAAGGATCTTCGCCGGGTCGTCCATCAGGTCGGAGATAAGGATGACCAATCCCCGCCGGCGGACTTGCGCCGCTAAATGATGCAGGGATTGTCCGATCTCGGTCGTTCCCTGCACACGGGCCTTGTCCAGTTCGGCCAGCACCAAGCGCAACTGGGACGGCGCGCTTCGCGGCGGAACAAAACGCAGGACCTGGTCGGCGAAGAGCAGCAATCCCACGGAATCCTGCTGATGAAGCATGAGATAGGTCAGGGCGGCGGCGAGGCGGACGCCGTAATCGAACTTTGAGAATACGGCGCCGCCGGACTTATACCCCATCGAGGCGCTGGCGTCCAGAATGAGGTGGGCGCGGAGATTTGTCTCTTCTTCATACTTCTTGACGTAGTAGCGGTCCCGCTTGCCGTAAACCTTCCAATCGACATGCCGGAGGGAATCGCCGGGCATATACGGCCGGTGCTCGGCGAATTCAACGCTGAACCCATGATAAGGACTGCGATGAAGCCCGGTGAGAAAACCCTCCACCACGAGCCGCGCCACAAGATCGAGCCGCTGCAGCTTGCTGACAAGCAGCGGATCGAGGTGCACAAAGCCCTCACCCGCCGATTCGGCGCGCTGCTTCCGTCCACTGAAGATTCCTGTTTTTGAGCGCGCCGTCATAATCCGCCCGTCTCTTCCGCAAAAACTTTCACATTATTTCCCGGCCGGCTCCGGCACCTCTTTGATAATCCGGTCGATGATATCGGTGACCGTGATCCCTTCCGCCTCGGCGTTGAAGTTTGTGATGATCCGGTGCCGCAGCACCGGCAACGCGAGCTTCCTGACATCCTCACAAGAGGGCGTATCCTTGCCCAGCAAGACGGCGCGGGTCTTGGCGCCGAAGATGAGGAACTGACTGCAGCGCGGGCCCGCTCCCCAGGAGACCCAATCTTTGACGAATTGAAGCGAGGTCGCCTTCGGCCGCGTCGCGCGGGCAAGCTGTACGGCGTACCGCACCACATAATCACTCACCGGAACGCGGCGAATGACCTTCTGCAGGCGGACAATATCGTTCCCTGTCAGCACCCGATGGATATCCGGCTCATTGTCGCCGGTTGTGGAAGAGACGATTTCAACCTCTTGAGCCTCCTCGGGATAATCGACAAAAATGTTAAACATAAAGCGATCGAGCTGCGCCTCCGGCAACGGGTAGGTGCCTTCCAACTCAATCGGGTTTTGCGTCGCCAGCACAAAGAAAGGCGGTTCGAGCGGAAATGTTTGGCCGCTGGCGGTCACCTCTTTTTCCTGCATCGCCTGCAGAAGAGCGGCCTGCGTCTTTGGGGGCGTCCGGTTGATTTCATCCGCCAGAAGAAGGTTGGCGAAAACCGGTCCCTTGATGAATTTGAAGACGCGCTGGCCCGTTGTACGGTCCTCTTCGAGCACTTCGGTCCCGGTAATATCAGAGGGCATCAGATCGGGCGTGAACTGAATCCGGTTGAACTTTAAATCGAGCACCTGCGCCAGCGTCGAGATGAGCAGGGTCTTCGCAAGCCCCGGCACGCCGACCAGAAGGACATGGCCGTCGGAGAAGAGCGCGATGAGCATTTCATCGATGACCTGATCCTGCCCGACAATAACTTTACGAAGCTCTTTGAGGATCCTTGCCCTGGCCGAGGTCAACTCTTCCATAGCGGCAATCGCTTCAGTGGCGGATTCTGAACTCATGACTCCCCCTTCAGTAAAAACAAAAGGCGACAGAATGATCCTGCATCGATCCGTTTACCTTCGACCCACGGTGAAAAGCCGGCGCGGAAGGACTCCATGGAGAACCCTGGCGCCCTCCTCGTACCACTTGAAGGCGCACTGAGTTCCACCGATCCAAATCCAGGTTCAACCTATGCTATCAGGCCGGCCGAGCCGCGCCAAGACCATAAGAATCGCTGATACGAACCCCTGTGTTTTTGTAATGAATAAGTTCTGTTCATGCCTTTTAAGGGGTGTTAGTCTTACCTGTTGGTGCGGCGCCCATTCGGATGCCGGCCCTTCCTTGTCCTGATCAGCAGGCTCATAAGGAGAATAATGATGTCTCAGAAAAAGCGTGAGGCGTCGACCAAAAACCGTGATCCGCAGAGGCCCGAAGTGACTCCGACCGAAAAAAACCCTGAGAAAAAGAGCCCCGCATCAGATGGCCCTTCGAGGCCCAGGAAAGAGCCCCAGCGCCATCAACCGACCCGCGAGCAACGGGATCATGTTGTCCTGCGTCTCGCCGGCGATTCGGGCGATGGGATGCAATTGACCGGAAATCAATTCACCCGCACCTCGGCCCTGTTTGGGAACGATGTCGCGACGCTGCCTGATTACCCTTCGGAAATCCGGGCGCCCAAGGGGACGCTCCCGGGTGTCAGCGCCTTCCAAATTAATTTCAGCAGCCTCGACATTCATACGCCGGGCGACCGGCCGGATGTTTTGGTTGCGATGAATCCCGCGGCGCTGAGAGTGAATCTCACCGACCTGGAACCCGGAGCCATCATCGTGGCCAATACGGGAACCTTCATCGAGCGGGAGTTCAAGAAGGCGGGTTATACAACAAACCCCCTTGAAGATGGCAGCCTCGACGGCTTTCGCGTCATCTCCGTTGATATTTCGTATCTGACCAACCAGGCCCTCCAAGAGATCGATCTCAGCACCCAGGTCAAGGATAGCTGCAAAAACTTTTTCGCCCTCGGTCTGATGTACTGGCTCTTTAATCGCCCGATGACCGCGACCGAATCCTGGATCAAGGAAAAGTTCAAGCCTACTCCGACGCTGTGCGAAGCCAATCTCAGGGCGCTTCAGGCCGGATGGGCCTACGGCGAAGCGACCGAACTCTTTCAGAACACATACGAGGTCCCGCCGACCGTTCTTCCGCCTGGCAAATACCGGAATATCAACGGGAACTCGGCTGTGGCGCTCGGCTTGATTGCGGCGGCGCAGAAGAGCGGCAGGCCTCTTTTCTACGGCAGCTACCCGATTACGCCGGCGTCGGATATCCTTCACGAGTTAAGCCGTTATAAGAAATATGACGTCTTGACCTTTCAGGCGGAGGATGAGATCGCCGCCATGTGCTCTACCATCGGCGCGGCCTTCGGCGGATCGATCGCGGCGACGGCGACCAGCGGCCCCGGACTCGATTTGAAAGAGGAATCGATCGGCCTGGCCTACATCATGGAACTACCGATCGTCATCATTAATGTACAACGCGGCGGACCAAGCACCGGACTTCCGACAAAAACAGAGCAATCCGATCTTTTGACGGCCATTTACGGACGGCACGGCGACGCCGATCTTCCGGTTATCGCGGCCTCTTCGCCGCCGGAGCTCTTTCACATGACCTATGAGGCCGTCCGGCTCGCCGTCAAGTATATGACGCCGATCATCCTGCTCTCGGATGGATACCTGGCCAACGGCGCGGAACCATGGAACATTCCAAAATATAAAGATCTCCCGCCTATCAAGGTGAACTTCCGGACCGATCCCGAAGGATTTCAACCCTATCTCCGCGACCCTATCACCTTATCACGGCCTTGGGTGGTCCCCGGCACGCCCGGAATGGAGCATCGCGTCGGCGGTTTGGAGCGGGATGCCGAAACGGGCAGCGTCTCCCAAGATCCGCTCAATCACGAGAAAATGTCAAAGCTGCGGGCCGATAAGGTGATGCGGATCGCCGATGACATTCCCCCGGCCGTCGTTGAAGGGTCGCAGGAAGGGGACATCCTCATCGTTTCATGGGGAAGCACCTATGGCCCCATACAGAGCATTGTTCAGCAATTCGTCGACGGAGGCGATACGGTGGGGCATGTCAATCTGCGCTATCTTAATCCCTTTCAGAAAAACCTCGGCGAGATTCTCAAGAGGTTCAAGCGGGTCTTGGTTTTTGAACTGAATTTCGGGCAGCTGTGCCTTTTGTTGAGAGGCCGCTTTCTGATTGACGCCAGATCCTATACAAAAGTTCAAGGCCAGCCCTTCAAACAGTTCGAAATCCACCGGGCGATTGAACGGGAATTAAAGGATATGCGTGCCGGGAAGGGAGCGGCAAAATGACCCCGAAAATACTCAAGCAGAAGGGCGGTTCGACCGGCGGCGGCCAGGTGCTGAAGGAACTGAAGGACTCGGGCGGCAAGGACATTTCGGCGGCGATGACCCGGCGCGATTTCGCCAGCGCGATGAATCCGCGCTGGTGCCCCGGCTGCGGGGATTACGCCATCCTCAACGCCACACAGACGGTTATGGCCGAGATGGGCATACCGCGCGAGCGTTTTGTCATCGTCAGCGGAATCGGGTGCTCCAGCCGTTTCCCTTACTATATGAACACCTACGGGATGCACACGATTCACGGACGGGGGCCGGCGGTGGCCTCCGGGCTCAAGGTCGCCCGGCCCGATCTGGATGTGTGGATCGCGACCGGCGACGGCGACGGATTATCGATCGGTGGGAACCACCTGATCCACATCCTGCGCCGGAACATCAATGTCAATATCCTCCTCTTCAACAACCGGATCTATGGTTTAACAAAAGGGCAGTATTCCCCCACATCCGAATTCGGAAAGAAAACGAAATCGAGCCCTATGGGTTCGCCCGACCGTCCCTTCAACCCGCTCGCCCTCGCCCTCGGCGCCAACGCCACCTTCGTGGCGCGGACGGTCGATCGGTACATGGGCCACATGAAAGAGGTTTTAAAGGCGGCGGCGGAACATCCCGGCACCAGCTTCGTCGAGATCCTGCAGAACTGCGTGATCTTCAATGACGGCGCCTTCGAGTATATAACCGAGAACGCGGTGCGCGAAGATCATGATCTCATTCTCGAAGAGGGCAAGCCCCTCATCTTCGGCAAAGAACGCGACAAGGGCATCCGCTTGTTGAAAGACGGCCTCGAGGTTGTGCCTCTCGGGAACGGGACCGGCGAAGAGGATCTCATGGTTCATGATTCCACGCGGGAAGATCCCTCCGTCGCGATGATGCTGGCGCACATGGAGGATCTGCCGGGCCACACGATCGACCGCTGGCCTGTGCCGCTGGGAATATTCCGGCGCGTGAAGCATCAGACCTATGATGCGGTCGTCCATGAACAGCTCAGTGAAGCCAAGAAGAACAAAAAGGTTGATGTACAATCATTGCTCGAATCAGGCGACATGTGGGAGGTGAAAGCCTGAGTTGCCGGTCTACTCCCACGAATTCACATAGTTTTCAAATCGATCCCGGTACTCCACCTCGGCGCCGGGATCGAACATAATAAGGGTCTCCACCAAGCCGTTGACGCGGTCCGGCTCTTCTTGATGCTTAATATAGAGATTCAGCAGCGTCCGTCCGGCCCAGAGCGGGAAGGGATTCTCCGCATTATCCTCATCTTCCTGCGGAGTGAACATCCGCGTGCCCAATCCGAAGGATTCATTGACCGGCGATTGATTCTTGCGTGAGAGGGAATTGTGAAAGTATTGATTCACCGCCCGTTCGAGCAGCTGCCGGGCTTCATCCACCCGGTCCAGTTTCAGATTGAGTTGGATCACCAGCATGTCGATCGGCGGCACGACCTGGCCGGGATCGAGCCATTCGTCGAGGATGTCGAGGGATTCCTGGTACTTCCCCTGCGCCGCCAAAATCTGCGCATAGAGATGGGATGAGCCGAGATCATCCGGCGCCATCGCCGCGAGTTGCCGCGCTTCGTTTTCGGCATTCTCCACCTGCTTCAATCGCCAGAAAAGACCGGTTCGCAGTTCGGTCCGCACCGGCCGCAAGTCCTCGGGAAGGGGCAGATCCTCGAGGATTTTCAGCGCCTCCTCATCCCGGCCGCAGGAGTACAGGGCCTGCGCCTGGTGAAAGCGGAACATCGGCCGGCCGGCTTCTTCGGCGGAAGCCTCGGCGAAACGATCCGACGCCTCGGCCCCCTTGCCCTCCTGCGTCAGGAGAAAGGCGTCGCGGAACACCGATCCAAGATGGCGCAGCTCTTCAGCGCGTTCCTCCGGATAGGCGTTGAGGTAAAGCTCAAAAAGTTCATCTTTGTCTATATCGAGGGGGACGGAAGGATCCAGCTCGCACACCTCGGCGCGGCAGCCGCACGCCGGCCGGAGAACGGCTCCGCCGGATGGTTTTGTATCGACGCCGATCTCACTGTCGAGTGATTCATCCATCCCCGGCATGAGCCTCGCCAGCATCTTTTTGGCTTCCTTCGAATCGAGATCCGCACCGGCGAGATCGACCGCGTTCCGGCAGCATTCCGCCGCCTCGACCGGATCATTCTCGCCGAGCAGCCGTTCCGCCTCGGCAAGCTGCGCCTTTATCAATCCTTCGCGCGCCTTCTTGGATCCGTTCTCCGCCTGCATGAGGATCATTTTGTTGTCGGTCTCTTTTTTAAGGATGGCTTTGTATTCTTTCAGGGCCTCGTAGAAAAAACCCTTGGCGAGCGCCGCGTCGGCGCTTTTTATCTTTCGCTCAGCATTGAAGAACCAGGCAGCCATGGAATCCTCGCTTTCTACCGCTCAATCCGGTTTCTCGCCGGATATTTCATACCATTCCCGCCGCGCTTCCCGCGTCCACTCGTGTTCAGGCCGCTGATCGAGAATTTTCAGGGCTTTACGAAACATCTCTTCCGTCTCTTTGCTTTTCGCCTCATACCGATAGAGACGGGCCAATTTGTGAAAAAGGCGCCCCGCCTCGAATTTTATCTCGACATCAGCCCGATCCCAGTACTGAACCGCGGGATCGAGGTATTGATGAGCGTCGTCAAGCCTCCCCATTTCCCGGTAAAGTTCGCCGAGGTTGCCCATGACTCTCATGAATTCCGCCGAGTCGTCGCCGCAGACACGGCGGCGAATCTCCAATGATTCTATCAAGGGTTTCTCCGCCTCATCAAGCCTGTTATGGGATTGAAGCAGCAGACCGATATTATTCAGTATTCTTGCATAAGTATAACTCTCTTTACCGCTATTCTTCTCTACCACTTTAAGTGTGCGCTGATAAACTTCCATCGCCGCATCAACCGCGGCCTCAGATCCAAGGAATTCAGCATAGGTTTCCAGCGGAAAAACCATCTCTGGGTGTTCCGGGCCGAGAGTGCCGGCGCAGAACTCGAGCGCCCGCTTTAACAAAGGCTCGGCCGCTGCATTTCGCCCCGTCTCATAATATATGATTCCAAGCTGGGCGAGCATGTGATGAATATAGGGGAACGAAGCACTAATCTTCCCGCTTTCAAGCAGATCAACGGCCCGCTTTATCAGCGGTTCGGCGCCCTGGCAATCACCACGATCCAGCAGCCGGCTGCTGAGATTGGTCAACACTCGCGCCAGTCTTTCACTGTCAGGAAAGGAGGTCTTGTCATAGATGGCGAGCGCCCGCCGGTAAACATTTTCCGCCTTTTCCTCTTGACCTGAATCCTTCAAGGCCATGGCATAATAGTTCAGATTATCGGCCACAGACGGGCTCTCCGGTCCTGAGGCGTTCTCTTCTATCTTTACGGCCTTGAGAAAAATCTCCGCTGCCTCCTCCGCCCGGCCGCGGACTCTCAAGAGACTTTCACCGTAATTAATCAGATAGCTGCCCATGCGGGGATCATTTTCAGGAAGGAGCCTCTTTGCCAGTTCCAGTTTCAACCCTTCCCACACCAGACTTTTGTTATACAGACCTTTTCCGTAGTACCACTTTGCCAGCTCTTCATTGAGCGAAAGGGCGGTTTCGGCCTTCAACTCTTCAGGAATGAGATTCAGAAGGAATTCCGCGTGCGGCCGAAGCCCATCCCATATATCCCAGGTTATTGGATAATGAGCATTAACCGGACCGTACGCATTGACCATTTCCAATAGATGACCCAACCAGACGGATCGCCGGTCCCCGGCGGCATTCAGCCTCTCCACCATTTGTACAAGCGAGTGAACGAGGAAGGATTGCCCGGTATTATCAACCATCGCATAGCGGGTAAGATCTTTTAGGGCGTTTCGGATCATGAAGTTATCCGATGATGATTCCTTCGCGGGTTTTGATCCGGCCGGCAGCGGGAATTCGGAAAAGTGCGCCCGGACCCTCTCCACATTTTTGATGAAGAGCTCGATAGGAATCGGCTCAGGCGAAAGAAAGGATGAAAACCGAAGCAGGGTTCTCGCCTGAGGTGACAGCTTGGCCAGAGTCGCTTTCCAGGTTGTTACGACAGAATCGGGGTATTCGGTGGATCCCAGTACGCCCTCGGCGAGACAGTCCTGGGTCGCCTCCCGGTACAACTCCAGATAATCCTCAAAACCGAAATCGGGCCCTTCCTCGGCGACATAGGCTGCAGCCTGCTCGAGAGCCAGGGGGAGGTAACCGAGGGTTTCGGCCAACCTGTCGCACGATTCACTTTGCGCTTCCCTCCCGTATCTCCCCGTTCTTCGCAATAACAACTCCCGGGCCGGGCCGGGATCAAGGACATAGACCCGGCTCGTGCCGATCCCCGGAGACCAGGCGGTGAAGCGCGACGTTATGAGAGTGCGGCATCCTCCGCTCTTGGGAATCCAACGTTGAATCGATTCCTCATCCTCAACATTGTCCAGAACGAGAAGCCGCTCGGTGCTCCCGTTCAACTCAACAAGCGCCCTTTGCGCCAGCTTTTCCTCATCCGTCCCGTTCTCTCGCTCAGGAAATAGGAGCTTCGCTATGCCCGCATAACCACTTCGAAGACTCTCCTCCTCGCGGGCATCAACCCAGAAAATCTGGGTGTAAAGCCGCCAAAACCTCTCGGCATAATGGCGGGCCAGCGTTGTCTTCCCGATCCCCCCCATGGCGACGATCGCGTGGATTTTCCCTTGCGATAGGGCAGCCGTCGGCTCTGCATGCAAGGCTTCATGAATCCGGTTCATCTCCCGCTCGCGTCCGACAAAGTGAGGATTTACGGTGTAGCGGAGAAAGGCCATCCGTTCCGATTTGATCGGGGCCGGCCTTCGAAGATGATCGCGGATCGCCGCAAGCAGCTTCTTCCAATCAGCCGGATCAGGATCCGCCGCATCGATGCTGATATTCTGCCACCGCTTCAATGGAGGCGTGGCCACATCATCCCAATCCCCTTCACAAAGCAAAGGGATGACTACCTCGGCGCCGTAGGTTTCAAACTTGGTCCATTCGGAGTTTTTCCACCGCGGGGTGAGAATCGGGAGCACGATGCGGCTGGCCTCAACCCCCTCTTCAATCTCCGCATGCCAATTGAATCCCGCCTGGAGA is drawn from Candidatus Eisenbacteria bacterium and contains these coding sequences:
- a CDS encoding tetratricopeptide repeat protein, producing MAAWFFNAERKIKSADAALAKGFFYEALKEYKAILKKETDNKMILMQAENGSKKAREGLIKAQLAEAERLLGENDPVEAAECCRNAVDLAGADLDSKEAKKMLARLMPGMDESLDSEIGVDTKPSGGAVLRPACGCRAEVCELDPSVPLDIDKDELFELYLNAYPEERAEELRHLGSVFRDAFLLTQEGKGAEASDRFAEASAEEAGRPMFRFHQAQALYSCGRDEEALKILEDLPLPEDLRPVRTELRTGLFWRLKQVENAENEARQLAAMAPDDLGSSHLYAQILAAQGKYQESLDILDEWLDPGQVVPPIDMLVIQLNLKLDRVDEARQLLERAVNQYFHNSLSRKNQSPVNESFGLGTRMFTPQEDEDNAENPFPLWAGRTLLNLYIKHQEEPDRVNGLVETLIMFDPGAEVEYRDRFENYVNSWE
- a CDS encoding 2-oxoacid:ferredoxin oxidoreductase subunit beta, giving the protein MTRRDFASAMNPRWCPGCGDYAILNATQTVMAEMGIPRERFVIVSGIGCSSRFPYYMNTYGMHTIHGRGPAVASGLKVARPDLDVWIATGDGDGLSIGGNHLIHILRRNINVNILLFNNRIYGLTKGQYSPTSEFGKKTKSSPMGSPDRPFNPLALALGANATFVARTVDRYMGHMKEVLKAAAEHPGTSFVEILQNCVIFNDGAFEYITENAVREDHDLILEEGKPLIFGKERDKGIRLLKDGLEVVPLGNGTGEEDLMVHDSTREDPSVAMMLAHMEDLPGHTIDRWPVPLGIFRRVKHQTYDAVVHEQLSEAKKNKKVDVQSLLESGDMWEVKA
- a CDS encoding MoxR family ATPase, whose translation is MSSESATEAIAAMEELTSARARILKELRKVIVGQDQVIDEMLIALFSDGHVLLVGVPGLAKTLLISTLAQVLDLKFNRIQFTPDLMPSDITGTEVLEEDRTTGQRVFKFIKGPVFANLLLADEINRTPPKTQAALLQAMQEKEVTASGQTFPLEPPFFVLATQNPIELEGTYPLPEAQLDRFMFNIFVDYPEEAQEVEIVSSTTGDNEPDIHRVLTGNDIVRLQKVIRRVPVSDYVVRYAVQLARATRPKATSLQFVKDWVSWGAGPRCSQFLIFGAKTRAVLLGKDTPSCEDVRKLALPVLRHRIITNFNAEAEGITVTDIIDRIIKEVPEPAGK
- a CDS encoding tetratricopeptide repeat protein, producing the protein MQSASYDLFLSYQSEDSAQAEHLYQRLQSAGFKVWFDRARLQAGFNWHAEIEEGVEASRIVLPILTPRWKNSEWTKFETYGAEVVIPLLCEGDWDDVATPPLKRWQNISIDAADPDPADWKKLLAAIRDHLRRPAPIKSERMAFLRYTVNPHFVGREREMNRIHEALHAEPTAALSQGKIHAIVAMGGIGKTTLARHYAERFWRLYTQIFWVDAREEESLRSGYAGIAKLLFPERENGTDEEKLAQRALVELNGSTERLLVLDNVEDEESIQRWIPKSGGCRTLITSRFTAWSPGIGTSRVYVLDPGPARELLLRRTGRYGREAQSESCDRLAETLGYLPLALEQAAAYVAEEGPDFGFEDYLELYREATQDCLAEGVLGSTEYPDSVVTTWKATLAKLSPQARTLLRFSSFLSPEPIPIELFIKNVERVRAHFSEFPLPAGSKPAKESSSDNFMIRNALKDLTRYAMVDNTGQSFLVHSLVQMVERLNAAGDRRSVWLGHLLEMVNAYGPVNAHYPITWDIWDGLRPHAEFLLNLIPEELKAETALSLNEELAKWYYGKGLYNKSLVWEGLKLELAKRLLPENDPRMGSYLINYGESLLRVRGRAEEAAEIFLKAVKIEENASGPESPSVADNLNYYAMALKDSGQEEKAENVYRRALAIYDKTSFPDSERLARVLTNLSSRLLDRGDCQGAEPLIKRAVDLLESGKISASFPYIHHMLAQLGIIYYETGRNAAAEPLLKRALEFCAGTLGPEHPEMVFPLETYAEFLGSEAAVDAAMEVYQRTLKVVEKNSGKESYTYARILNNIGLLLQSHNRLDEAEKPLIESLEIRRRVCGDDSAEFMRVMGNLGELYREMGRLDDAHQYLDPAVQYWDRADVEIKFEAGRLFHKLARLYRYEAKSKETEEMFRKALKILDQRPEHEWTREARREWYEISGEKPD
- a CDS encoding 2-oxoacid:acceptor oxidoreductase subunit alpha translates to MSQKKREASTKNRDPQRPEVTPTEKNPEKKSPASDGPSRPRKEPQRHQPTREQRDHVVLRLAGDSGDGMQLTGNQFTRTSALFGNDVATLPDYPSEIRAPKGTLPGVSAFQINFSSLDIHTPGDRPDVLVAMNPAALRVNLTDLEPGAIIVANTGTFIEREFKKAGYTTNPLEDGSLDGFRVISVDISYLTNQALQEIDLSTQVKDSCKNFFALGLMYWLFNRPMTATESWIKEKFKPTPTLCEANLRALQAGWAYGEATELFQNTYEVPPTVLPPGKYRNINGNSAVALGLIAAAQKSGRPLFYGSYPITPASDILHELSRYKKYDVLTFQAEDEIAAMCSTIGAAFGGSIAATATSGPGLDLKEESIGLAYIMELPIVIINVQRGGPSTGLPTKTEQSDLLTAIYGRHGDADLPVIAASSPPELFHMTYEAVRLAVKYMTPIILLSDGYLANGAEPWNIPKYKDLPPIKVNFRTDPEGFQPYLRDPITLSRPWVVPGTPGMEHRVGGLERDAETGSVSQDPLNHEKMSKLRADKVMRIADDIPPAVVEGSQEGDILIVSWGSTYGPIQSIVQQFVDGGDTVGHVNLRYLNPFQKNLGEILKRFKRVLVFELNFGQLCLLLRGRFLIDARSYTKVQGQPFKQFEIHRAIERELKDMRAGKGAAK
- a CDS encoding DUF58 domain-containing protein; the protein is MTARSKTGIFSGRKQRAESAGEGFVHLDPLLVSKLQRLDLVARLVVEGFLTGLHRSPYHGFSVEFAEHRPYMPGDSLRHVDWKVYGKRDRYYVKKYEEETNLRAHLILDASASMGYKSGGAVFSKFDYGVRLAAALTYLMLHQQDSVGLLLFADQVLRFVPPRSAPSQLRLVLAELDKARVQGTTEIGQSLHHLAAQVRRRGLVILISDLMDDPAKILSGLKHFRHRKHEVIVFHVLDPAEIDFPFKEESVFIDSETQEKLTTIPWEIADEYEARLAAWKKLYKKECADHHVDYVEIRTDMPFDLALLRYLEKRKKLH